The Thermodesulfovibrionales bacterium genome includes a region encoding these proteins:
- a CDS encoding prepilin-type N-terminal cleavage/methylation domain-containing protein — translation MNTKGFTITEVVIVVAIIAILFAITISFQGWMRRYNVERTIREIHADLLRGRQIALSENRLVCVTLGTNSYVIKGDYSPVPDGDGDCDDQGDRIIVQRSLPYTLRNNFSNNTFNFQKDGLSNRMGHVRIEEQAYINCIDVFTTRINLGEWNGSQCIAK, via the coding sequence GTGAATACCAAAGGCTTTACCATTACAGAGGTTGTCATTGTTGTTGCAATAATTGCGATATTGTTTGCTATTACCATTTCCTTTCAGGGATGGATGAGAAGATATAATGTTGAAAGGACCATCAGGGAGATACATGCAGATCTTCTTAGAGGCAGGCAGATAGCACTTTCAGAAAACAGATTGGTATGCGTAACCCTGGGAACAAATTCTTATGTAATAAAAGGAGACTACAGTCCAGTACCTGATGGAGATGGAGATTGCGATGACCAGGGTGATAGAATTATAGTCCAGAGGAGCCTTCCATACACTTTAAGAAATAATTTTTCAAACAATACATTCAATTTTCAAAAAGATGGACTTTCTAACAGAATGGGTCATGTCCGGATAGAAGAACAGGCTTATATTAATTGCATAGATGTATTTACAACAAGGATTAACTTGGGAGAATGGAATGGCAGTCAATGTATTGCAAAATAA
- a CDS encoding type II secretion system GspH family protein — MAVNVLQNKKGATLIEVMVALVIFLIVSLALMQTSLISLETNLKNEMRDEAVRIAAERMEEARNMNFDALLSDATPGANFEIAPCKRPPVNDPNNYPVKITRRIRNNDIDFGSRRTVRSLGTDTKEVNILVRWQYRGECYSHSITSIRKKS; from the coding sequence ATGGCAGTCAATGTATTGCAAAATAAAAAAGGTGCAACATTAATAGAGGTTATGGTTGCCCTTGTGATCTTTCTTATTGTCTCTCTTGCTCTCATGCAGACCTCGTTAATTTCCCTTGAGACGAATTTAAAAAATGAAATGCGAGATGAAGCAGTAAGGATAGCTGCTGAGAGGATGGAGGAAGCAAGAAATATGAATTTTGATGCTCTCCTTTCTGATGCCACACCAGGGGCAAATTTTGAAATAGCACCGTGTAAGAGACCTCCAGTGAATGATCCTAATAATTATCCTGTAAAGATAACAAGAAGAATCAGAAATAATGATATCGATTTTGGAAGCAGGAGGACAGTCAGGTCTCTTGGTACAGATACAAAGGAGGTTAATATACTGGTGCGGTGGCAGTACAGGGGAGAATGTTATTCCCACAGCATTACTTCAATAAGGAAGAAGTCATGA
- a CDS encoding PilW family protein encodes MSKRMEKMLNKGFTIVELLITMSIFIIAITLVSNLFINQLNLFRQQSAIMETNVEGIMGLEILRRDIEGAGYGLPWNLSSGITYAAAETFTAQPCGPATTANPVTYNDNPPNPPRAIVSGNNLCFNGSDYLVIKSAIITENDSSRKWALLKNTGVIRSDISGESFDGNDRVIVIDPGTSESNYRTLVGSGSTFYKVYSNAGDFKPSDSISTRVIYGIIRNTNPKVPFNRADYFINRNNLPSRCASGTGVLYKATMNHGSTSGTNQFTEYPVIDCVADMQIVFAIDTDNNGVPDNLTNDISALTAGQIRKQVKEVRVYILAHEGQRDINYNYPNPTVYVGETGLGQSFDLKTRIGDPEYKYYRWKIYKLVVKPNNLG; translated from the coding sequence ATGAGTAAGAGAATGGAAAAAATGTTAAATAAAGGTTTTACTATTGTTGAACTTCTTATTACAATGTCTATATTTATCATTGCCATAACACTTGTTAGCAATCTTTTCATCAATCAGCTAAATCTCTTCAGGCAGCAATCAGCTATTATGGAGACAAATGTTGAGGGTATAATGGGTCTTGAGATACTCAGAAGGGATATAGAAGGTGCTGGTTATGGGCTGCCCTGGAATCTATCTTCAGGTATTACCTATGCTGCAGCAGAGACATTTACTGCACAACCATGCGGTCCTGCTACGACCGCAAACCCTGTTACTTATAATGACAATCCCCCGAATCCACCCAGAGCCATAGTCAGCGGAAATAATTTGTGCTTTAATGGTTCTGATTATCTTGTTATTAAATCAGCAATTATCACAGAAAATGATTCTAGCAGAAAGTGGGCACTATTAAAAAATACAGGTGTAATCAGGTCTGATATCTCTGGAGAATCCTTTGATGGAAATGATAGGGTTATAGTTATTGACCCTGGGACATCAGAATCAAATTATAGAACACTTGTTGGCAGCGGTTCTACTTTTTACAAAGTGTACAGTAATGCTGGTGATTTTAAACCTTCAGACTCGATATCCACGAGGGTTATTTATGGAATTATTCGAAACACTAATCCTAAGGTACCCTTTAACCGTGCTGATTATTTTATAAATAGAAATAATTTACCCTCAAGGTGTGCTTCTGGAACGGGTGTTCTATATAAAGCAACAATGAATCATGGTTCCACTTCTGGAACAAATCAGTTTACTGAATATCCTGTTATTGACTGTGTGGCAGATATGCAGATAGTATTTGCAATAGATACTGATAATAACGGCGTACCTGATAACTTAACAAATGATATAAGTGCTCTTACAGCCGGGCAGATCAGAAAACAGGTGAAAGAGGTCAGGGTCTATATCCTTGCCCATGAAGGACAGAGGGATATTAATTATAATTATCCAAATCCTACTGTTTATGTGGGAGAGACAGGTTTGGGGCAGTCCTTTGATCTTAAAACAAGGATAGGTGATCCTGAATATAAATATTACAGGTGGAAGATTTACAAGCTTGTTGTCAAGCCGAATAATCTGGGGTGA
- a CDS encoding PilC/PilY family type IV pilus protein produces MKTLLNKHSDFPYSYKNSRFLMVLFIILSILPLNSEAANMEDYCLVPPYVKKNVPPNIMILMDNSQDMLNAAYGSTYDPNKTYIGYFKSNKYYRYSGQTFQEATGCTSPGPDCYPGNLMNWATMSRFDLLQKVLLGGKTASRQANAHTLSSISGSWTKTYNNCTFSVSNANLTISGSTCGILGGSGGGGSCPSPSGNCSTDTNFPCSTGSASASKSPSIITPSSSSLPDAEVGICYKFTFEAKWGMPVNTPCGGSNQPSCIARYTWNITAGSLPPGLYLDQASGIIYGSPTSTGTWSFTVQVRDTAGQTDSKTVTIQVKSPTVSSKQFNVKVDLPEEPLTDSNGNDIWDPGESFTDQNGNGQWDGKKGVIQEFWDDINPRARWGLTDFFGTTPRIDVETCIPASPASSFYTAIQNATPAPASALAKGLYGITHYFINTTSGRPEYDSNAYHGCTNRDPIDNTPCRLNFILLITSGSNLSGPTLPNLTGPTNTCNASTGTCFVNNAQWAFLNDLRNDKNGKQFISLYVVHTFGNDQTRPYLEEAALKGGGKFYPADENNLEEQLRQALQDILRRAASGTAASVLASGEGQGANLIQAVFYPRTTSIQRGGIFDREISWIGRLSNYWYFVDPLFAQSTIVEDSNQDRKLRFLDDKKITMRFDPSLEATFADLYDYNSIQNIYNPSSSSSVIFERTKVLWEAGLELWKRDINTSPRRIFTSCLGGTCQNNMLSFSEGNASQLRPYLAPGDLNGDLQINDNDAITLINYMNGREYSFLRSRTVAIDLNGDGDVLDSGEEPKVWKLGDVLNSTPKVMSWIPLNSYHQKYGDTTYEQYLNSTNYRQRGIVFAGGNDGMLHAFKLGRLEFPTSETCSSDYKACLSGSELGKELWAFIPKHVLPYLKYYADPGYCHIYSVDLTPYIFDASINNPANCIGDYWTCDKTPESWRTIVIGGMRFGGACRNVNASCTDCVKTPETALGYSSYFALDVTDPDNPVLLWEFARDDLGFTTSGPAIIRVGEQGKNGRWFVVFGSGPTGPIDTVNQQFLGRSDQNLKIFILDLKNGPKPNNLWVLDTNITNAFSGSLLNSVMDTDRDYQDDVVYIPYVKRASDNTFTQGGILRLITMESIGGAMRETMDVSRWSFSTVIDNIGPVTSAVANLLNKKTGKLWLYAGTGRYFYSRPDDIDDATGQRHIVGFTEPCYNNGWSGSCLNDSSARLRTLGQLTDVTDRPEGTDDPDGWYIRLDREGNYTYCERYNSDGSCALQITRQYMAERVITDPLTGTIGVVFFTAYKPYNDICSLGGKSFLWAVKYDTGGAPGGLLKGVGILQVSTGAIEQIDLSRAFTAAGGRKSYSLEGVPPVQQGLSIMTSPAPVKRIIHVRER; encoded by the coding sequence GTGGTAAAACAGCTTCCCGTCAGGCTAATGCCCATACACTTTCAAGCATAAGTGGTTCTTGGACTAAGACATATAATAATTGCACATTTTCTGTTAGTAATGCCAATTTGACAATATCTGGCAGTACTTGTGGAATATTAGGTGGTAGCGGAGGAGGTGGGTCATGTCCTAGTCCTAGTGGAAATTGTTCTACAGATACCAATTTCCCATGCTCTACAGGAAGTGCAAGTGCATCAAAATCTCCATCTATTATTACCCCTTCATCTTCAAGTCTTCCAGATGCTGAGGTGGGTATTTGTTATAAGTTTACATTTGAGGCTAAATGGGGAATGCCAGTAAATACTCCCTGCGGAGGTAGCAATCAGCCTTCTTGTATTGCAAGGTATACATGGAACATTACAGCAGGGTCTTTACCACCAGGGCTATATCTTGATCAGGCTTCAGGGATAATTTACGGAAGTCCTACAAGTACTGGTACCTGGTCTTTTACAGTTCAGGTAAGAGATACAGCGGGTCAAACTGATTCAAAGACCGTAACTATTCAAGTTAAGAGCCCTACTGTAAGTTCTAAGCAATTCAATGTAAAAGTAGACCTCCCCGAAGAACCTCTGACAGACTCTAATGGCAATGATATATGGGATCCTGGTGAATCATTTACAGATCAAAATGGTAATGGTCAGTGGGATGGTAAAAAAGGAGTTATTCAGGAATTCTGGGATGATATTAATCCAAGGGCAAGATGGGGCTTGACAGATTTCTTTGGAACCACTCCTAGGATAGATGTTGAGACCTGTATTCCTGCATCACCTGCATCAAGTTTTTATACAGCAATACAGAATGCTACACCTGCACCAGCCTCTGCCCTTGCTAAGGGCTTATACGGAATAACACATTATTTTATTAATACTACAAGTGGCAGACCTGAGTATGATTCAAATGCCTATCATGGTTGCACAAACAGAGATCCAATAGATAATACTCCGTGCAGATTAAATTTTATACTTCTTATTACAAGTGGTTCAAATCTTTCTGGCCCTACCTTACCAAATCTAACTGGTCCTACTAACACCTGTAATGCTTCAACAGGAACATGTTTTGTAAATAATGCACAATGGGCTTTTCTTAATGACCTGAGGAATGATAAAAATGGTAAACAATTTATATCCCTTTATGTAGTCCACACCTTTGGTAATGACCAGACACGGCCTTATCTTGAAGAGGCTGCTTTAAAAGGCGGAGGTAAATTTTATCCTGCTGATGAAAATAATCTTGAAGAACAATTGAGGCAGGCTCTTCAGGATATCTTAAGAAGGGCTGCTTCTGGAACTGCTGCATCTGTGCTTGCCTCTGGCGAGGGCCAGGGTGCAAATCTCATACAGGCAGTATTTTATCCGAGGACTACCTCTATCCAGAGAGGTGGTATCTTTGACAGGGAGATATCCTGGATAGGAAGGCTCTCAAATTACTGGTATTTTGTTGACCCCCTCTTTGCTCAGAGTACAATTGTTGAGGATAGCAATCAGGACAGAAAGCTCAGATTCTTAGATGACAAAAAAATCACCATGAGATTTGACCCATCTCTTGAAGCAACCTTTGCTGATCTTTATGACTATAATTCAATACAGAATATCTATAATCCTTCATCTTCTTCCTCTGTAATCTTTGAAAGGACAAAGGTGCTCTGGGAGGCTGGTCTTGAACTGTGGAAAAGGGATATTAATACTTCGCCAAGAAGAATATTCACAAGCTGTCTTGGTGGAACATGCCAGAATAATATGCTCTCCTTTTCTGAAGGAAATGCCTCTCAATTAAGACCTTATCTTGCACCAGGGGATTTAAATGGTGATCTGCAGATAAACGATAATGATGCTATAACATTAATAAATTACATGAATGGAAGAGAGTACAGTTTTTTAAGGTCAAGAACAGTTGCAATTGACCTAAACGGAGATGGTGATGTTCTGGATAGTGGTGAGGAGCCGAAGGTCTGGAAGCTTGGAGATGTTTTGAACTCTACACCAAAGGTTATGTCCTGGATACCCCTTAATAGTTATCACCAGAAATATGGTGATACTACCTATGAGCAATATCTTAATTCTACCAATTACAGGCAGAGAGGTATAGTCTTTGCCGGTGGGAATGATGGAATGCTCCATGCCTTTAAACTTGGAAGACTTGAATTTCCTACAAGTGAGACATGCAGTTCTGATTACAAAGCCTGTCTTTCTGGCTCTGAACTTGGTAAGGAGCTATGGGCATTTATTCCAAAGCATGTCCTTCCATATCTTAAATATTATGCAGACCCTGGTTACTGCCATATATATTCAGTTGACCTTACACCATATATATTTGATGCAAGTATAAATAATCCTGCTAATTGTATAGGTGATTACTGGACTTGTGATAAGACCCCTGAAAGCTGGAGGACTATTGTTATAGGAGGCATGAGGTTTGGTGGTGCCTGCAGGAATGTTAATGCTTCTTGTACTGATTGCGTAAAAACACCCGAGACTGCTCTCGGTTATTCATCCTATTTCGCCCTTGATGTGACAGATCCTGATAATCCTGTTCTTCTTTGGGAATTTGCACGGGATGACTTAGGCTTTACAACATCTGGTCCTGCTATTATAAGAGTAGGTGAACAAGGGAAAAATGGCAGATGGTTTGTAGTCTTTGGCTCAGGACCAACAGGTCCAATAGATACCGTTAATCAACAATTTCTCGGAAGATCAGATCAGAATCTAAAGATATTCATACTTGACCTCAAGAATGGTCCTAAACCTAATAATCTATGGGTACTGGATACAAACATAACAAATGCCTTTTCAGGTTCACTCCTTAATAGTGTAATGGATACAGACCGGGATTATCAGGATGATGTAGTCTATATACCTTATGTAAAAAGGGCATCTGATAATACCTTTACCCAAGGTGGTATTTTAAGGCTTATTACTATGGAATCTATTGGGGGAGCAATGAGGGAAACAATGGATGTGAGCAGATGGTCCTTTAGCACTGTGATTGATAACATAGGTCCTGTAACATCAGCAGTTGCTAATCTGCTTAATAAAAAGACAGGTAAGCTCTGGCTCTATGCTGGTACAGGAAGGTATTTCTATTCAAGACCTGATGACATAGATGATGCCACTGGTCAGAGACATATTGTGGGATTTACAGAACCCTGCTATAATAATGGCTGGAGTGGAAGCTGCTTAAATGATTCATCAGCAAGATTAAGGACTCTTGGTCAGCTCACAGATGTAACTGATAGACCTGAGGGGACCGATGATCCAGATGGCTGGTATATAAGGCTTGATCGCGAGGGTAATTATACCTATTGCGAAAGATACAATAGTGATGGTTCCTGTGCCCTCCAGATAACAAGACAGTATATGGCTGAAAGGGTTATAACAGACCCCCTCACAGGAACAATTGGTGTAGTGTTCTTTACAGCATATAAACCCTACAACGATATATGCTCACTTGGTGGTAAAAGCTTCCTCTGGGCTGTTAAATACGATACAGGAGGTGCTCCAGGTGGTCTTCTTAAAGGTGTGGGAATACTTCAGGTCTCAACAGGTGCTATTGAGCAGATTGACCTCTCACGGGCTTTTACTGCTGCTGGTGGAAGGAAATCCTACAGCCTTGAAGGTGTGCCTCCTGTTCAGCAGGGTCTTTCTATCATGACATCACCTGCACCGGTTAAGAGAATTATTCATGTGAGGGAAAGGTGA